The Panthera tigris isolate Pti1 chromosome F3, P.tigris_Pti1_mat1.1, whole genome shotgun sequence genome includes a window with the following:
- the LOC102952472 gene encoding ribosome biogenesis protein NSA2 homolog, giving the protein MPQNEYIELHRKRYGYRLDYHEKKRKKEGREAHERSKKAKKMIGLKAKLYHKRRHAEKIQMKKTIKMHEKRNTKQKNDEKTPQGAVPVYLLDREGQSRAKVLSNMIKQKRKEKAGKWEVPLPKVRAQGETEVLKVIRTGKRKKKARKRMVTKVCFVGDGFTRKPPKYERFIRPMGLRFKKAHVTHPELKATFCLPILGVKKNPSSPLYTSLGVITKGTVIEVNVSELGLVTQGGKVIWGNMPRLPTILKTMDA; this is encoded by the coding sequence ATGCCACAAAACGAATATATTGAGTTACACCGGAAACGCTATGGCTATCGTTTGGATTaccatgagaaaaagagaaagaaggaaggtcGAGAGGCTCATGAACGTtcaaagaaggcaaaaaagatGATTGGTCTGAAAGCTAAGCTCTACCATAAACGGCGCCATgctgagaaaatacaaatgaaaaagactATCAAGATGCATGAAAAGAGAAACACCAAGCAAAAGAATGATGAAAAGACTCCACAAGGAGCAGTACCTGTGTATCTGCTGGACAGGGAGGGACAGTCCCGAGCTAAAGTACTTTCCAATATGATAAAACAAAAACgaaaagagaaggcaggaaaatggGAAGTCCCTTTGCCCAAAGTTCGTGCCCAGGGAGAAACAGAAGTATTAAAAGTTATTcgaacaggaaagagaaagaagaaagcacgAAAGAGGATGGTTACAAAAGTCTGCTTTGTTGGAGACGGCTTTACTCGAAAACCACCTAAATATGAAAGATTCATTAGGCCAATGGGCTTACGTTTCAAAAAGGCCCATGTAACGCATCCTGAATTGAAAGCCACCTTTTGCCTGCCAATACTTGGTGTAAAAAAGAATCCCTCATCCCCACTATATACGTCTTTGGGTGTTATTACCAAAGGTACTGTCATTGAAGTGAACGTGAGTGAGTTGGGCCTTGTGACACAAGGAGGCAAGGTTATTTGGGGAAATATGCCCAGGTTACCAACAATCCTGAAAACGATGGATGCATAA